GagtgaattgggggcaggccaagggcttttttttaaagaatattacaaatttactggcaactacatgGTCTGTCAATTTGTACTACCGGCCTTTGtaggtattttaccagcttggGTCGCAACTAGggttctagaaaaaaaaattctggccttcctatatattttcgttttccctattaataactcgGGATGCACCTaattcacttttttggattcggccgaacccctgaatacttcgtgaaagatttggcttaATCCGAACCctatgggaagggggaaaacattttttacttcctttttttgtgacaaaaagtcacacaatttccctcccctattgcatatgcaaattaggattcggttcggccgggcagaaggattcgcccgaatccgaattctgctgaaaaaagccggattcggtgcatccctattaataacattgggatcatccatcattttaaccggccaggccagtaaaataccggccaggtggcaaccctagtaggtaAACAAAAGAGGGGgatgtgggtgcactcctaaagcCAAAtcctaatactgtatattgattggCCTAGCcagttaatcaatgcacattccctggtcccctgtctgaataatataataaatatgcaagtgcatatattttaaaaaagaacggCTTATcgactttatgatcataactttgtaacaaagacagggggattattgtacttaaatatgtttttatatggccttagcaAGGCACCCACAACCTTCCTTTTTTGAACCCcagtagggatgccccgaatccaggattcgtttcaggattcagcctttttttagcaggattcagaatcggctgaatccttctgcccggcataaccaaatcctaatgtgcatatgcaaattaggggcggggacagaaacaaggaagtaaaaaaaaatgttttttccttcccacccctaatttgcatatgccaattaggattcagttcggtattcggctgaatctttcacaaaggattcggcctaatccaaaatagtggattcgatgcatccctaataataggCTCCCCTACACCTCTCACTGAATAAAGGTTGCCAGGTTGGTGATTTTCcagacaaattgggctactaatttaaagcccaggcggttttgaaagtacaaactagccaagctacggatttgggctacttttcgGGCCTTTGGAtggtttgtactttgaaaaccagccaaagtgttttcttgccctaatgtgccaagcccgtgtctcccaatgcatgttgggtaatgtagtttttgtttaacaatttgccaactgtcaagtttaatgtaagactacattacccagcatgcaatgggactgacttgtgtcaaagttgggagttaccagattttgggctctgtaccccagtctctctTAAGCATTCTCATATTTTCCGGTTATTTCCTCAATCTCAGACCATTTTGGAGTAAAAATCTGCCAgccaccaaaatatctagaggttgatgtgttttaataatatttattgaaattgtatatgaattagggccttatggggcccctatatctcctgggcccccctctgtagttatgtccctggtgacgggcaaatctgtcccattttgctttatggaaaattttgaatatattttcatatatattcattcttgggatacttttgaagtgcctcttggctagttttgggctggttttgaaaattggATCTGGCAACCCTGCActgaatgctcagtacctggagTTGTGCACTGGGTGTTCTAGGCATCAATGAAAATGGTAATTCAGGAACcacattttggggcaaaacaaGCCTTCAAACGGGAAAATGGGTTGAGGTGGGCAGCAGACACAATCAACAGGAGTCAGAAGAATCAATCAGAGGAGTAGTCGAGTATAGAACATGATGTAAGATGGGTGCAGGGAGGGAGATCGGTACATACGGTGACTTGGTGGATAAAACGAGAGAAAGAGATTGGCACATGGACAGAGAGAGGAGGCAAAGAATTGGCACATTATGGAAAGGACAGGAATGAGAAGGGAATAACATGGCGGCAGGAGAGCAGGTACAAAGGAACAAAAGATCACAGACATTCCGCATGACATGGTGATATGatttggcattaaaggagaaggaaaactacggaggcagtttattgccaatagattagtcacaatagtgcaagctagaacactatttaTTGTGTAgactgctttaccatacctgagtaaaccgctttAAATgctcagttatggtaaagcattctacacaATAAATAGTGGGGGAACATTCGCCTTTAAATGGGACTCTAGGGGTTAACGTTTCGGGAAGttaacccacccttcatcaggaactTCATCAAACCTGATAAAGGGTGGGTTAACccgccgaaacgttgatcttggcACAATAAAAGGGGAATTCCCCGACTGCTAAAAaattgtgtgtgcggatccgatTACTTCTTGTCACTATTTATTACTGCCAAACACACTCCACTTGCTTCTTATTGGACTTGCGCCAGTGCTGCACCTTGTGTCGGATGAAAGACCCATTGTGAGATCCCATTGTTGCACCATGAGCCCTCCGGTGCTCCCTGACTAGCGTGTCTGAATGACATCAGGTTTGTACAGTGGGACAACCAAAGGAGAAAACAGCAAACACTCACATATCCCAcaaaacaggcttgtaaaagaactgaaaactttattttagggcaaaaaataaatcaatacatagctttacgcgtttcgtgccgtCCGGCACTTAACCATAAGCCTAACTAGCACCTCTGAATGACATCAGGTTTGGACAGTGGGACAACCAAAGTCTATtaagtgcagtacagcagtaaaaagtgactgaagtttatcagagcacaagtcacatgactggggacagcagggaaactgacaatatgtctagccccatgtcagatttcaaaattaaatataaaaaaaatctgtttgctcttttgagaaatggatttcagtgcagaattctgctggagcagcactgttaactgatgtgttattAACCGATATCGAGTTAATCCAAAATTgtgccctagggccaaacgatcggattatacGAAGGAAATGGGTGCCGACATTGTAGGACGGTATGAACTATCCGATGCGGTCCTTGATCACGGGAAAAAAACAAACCTGCACGATCGATATCATGCAGAtttatggccagatatcgatcggggagacccCTTGGTCACCCCCACACATGtacagataagatgccgaattggtctaaaggactgatatcggcatctttaatctgcccgtgtatggtcatTTTAAGGCCCTATTACTGAAAAGGATGCCCTCAAAATTAATTAAGGTAACCTGCTGTGTGACTGCATTTGGCAGAAAATTAAGTCGGtgagaagagggaaaaaaaactcttcTTACTAACTAACAAACATTCGTTATATAAGCAGTGTTAAAAAAATGCTGCCGTCTTAAAAACCAGTAAAAATCATGAACATGGATTAGAAACGTGGGATTTCACATGTATTTGTTGTGAGGGTTCGTACTTTTTGTATTATGGATGTTTGTTCACAGGACCTGCGTTATGACTTTGTTtgacaaagatatatatataaacttgtgCCAATCCATTATATCCAATCCAATACTTCTGAATTGAATAATCTCAATAATCTACAAACtaacacttttcttgaggggCAAATGTATCACATCCCCCTCAGGGAGTCCCAATATTCATATTAACATGTTAATCGACTTTAATATCTGTTTAAAGAGCAGAATTATTGTCAGCAGGCTGGGGGAAGGAATTTTCCCTGGCACTCGTCTGTTCCATCTATAAATTTACACAATATAACACAGCATGCTGAACAGGAAGTGATGCGTGCACCTGAAAAGTCCTTCCCCCAGAAATCCAGTGTAGTATTCTTTCATACAATTCACTGGATCGAACATGGCTTATTACAAAAGTAAACTATTATAAACTGCACCCATTGTTGTGATTAACCCTTTGAATGTCAAGGGCATTGTCCTTTGCTTTTCTCGTTCCTCTGGCCGTTATGAAGAGCCATCTAGAGAGGGATGGCTGGTTCAAATCTTTCTCATTCAATCAtacatattataatctaaaattacctctttttttttttaattctgtattaAAAATAGATAAcatgctttttaataaaaatgtccttGAACCCTCTTCCCCCCTGCCCCAAAGTTTCCCCCATACAGGGCAGGTGAGAGAGAGGTTATTAAAAGAGCAGCAAATCCTAAAGGAAAAGAGTAGCTCAGTTCCAGGGAGGATCAGTCCCTGTAGTGGTGGCTACAAGTGGGGCATTAACTCCTTTGGTGCCAGGCACGTCTGCAACATGTTGTTGGCCAGTGCAGAAAATAACGGACGTATGTTTCCACTGAAGAAAAAGTCTCACGGGGGAGGTTACATGTTCCACACAAGAACCCCTGGGGGTTGATTTTTGCATAAAGTCACCCTCCCCGACCTTCCATAAGAAACAAAGGAGGCAAATTCTTTCTGAACCGCAAACAAAAACtgcaaatttaaaaagcaaaacaaaacctgATGGGTGGCCACAACCTGTTCTGATTTGGCCTGGAAGCCTCATGCATGGCATCCTTAACACCTTCCCTGCTGGCGTGTTGAAAAGAAGGGGGTTCAGAAGGCTCAGCATAAAGTATCCCCAAAGCCAGTCTTTGGTGCACAAAGTGTGAGTGACGTCAAAAGCACCTGCGGCATGGACTGGAAGTGAAGGGGTTAAGGGAAGGGGTTCGGCACATCTTTGTGGTTTTGACCCGTTACAGTTTTTCAGGCCGACCTCGCTAGGCTCCACCCTCTTCACTCGCTCACCCAGCTGGAGAGAGACCAAAAAGGGACACAAGTTCAAGCAGATAAATGTCCAGACTGTAAACAACACAAATGCTGAGCGAGAAcaactttattattataaatagaagattaatagaaatagaaattcatacggaacacattttaggacatcctgcagcgaaatacctgtccttcaTGTGATATCCTATGTCTTTGGAATGGTGCATCGGTTGCAATCTGCAATCACATCTccatcctctaccctcccttctcagccgtcagtcatacgaactctaCCGTTAGTCTTACGCCCTCCAccatcctcctccctcagtcctctaccttccgccctcgctcaccacttatggataagactgtcggctgaaaagagagatctgagggggggggggagtgctgAGGAAAGAGGGTGGAGGGCTGAGCAAGGAGGGTGGAAGGAAAaggactgagggcggagttcgtatgactgacagctcagaagggagggtagaggacggaggtgtgactgcagatttggacgatgagtgacagtaaaagtgaccgatgcgccattcagaagACATAGGACATCACATGAAGGAcatgtatttcgctgcaggatgtcctaaaatgcgttccgtaaacTCAACCCAAATGCAGTAGACATGGATTCTCCACTCACTGGGTGCTGCATGCAGGCGAAGGGCAATGGCAACTGTGGGTGTTTGGTTGTTTCTAATAGCTGCCCCAAAAGTGGCCCTCATTCCCTAACCCCTCTTGTTCTCTAAACTTGGAGCAGAGTTGCACATCCCTGGCCACTAGGGGTGCTACTGAGTTTTAGATTCATAAAAGGCTAGAAATGGGCAGCCCTGGATTAGGGGCCCAAAATTATAGGCTGCaaatatgccctttaaaggagaactaaagcttaactaaagaagtagctgaaaacgttgtacatgatgttttgtgcttctgtaccagcccaaggcaaccacagccctttagcagtaaagatctgtgtctccaaagatgccccagtagctccccatcttcttttctgctgattcactgcacatgctctgtgctgctgtcacttactgagcttagggacccactcacaatatacagtacacatagaatagaaatgtcacaatataaggctgattagtaattaatacacataattactacatggcagcacagaaaccagtgcaattagcatcagaattgaataatcagcaaacctgtagcatcagcttatattacagccagggaagctcattttctgctggataattagtgacgagccctaagcttagcttctcaacagccaatcagagcccactgagcatgtgagtgtcacagacactttccaagatggtgaccccctgtgaaaagtttgaagtcctggatcattgctgctattgacaagctcaaactttagcgtGAAGAGTGAAACAAACTGTAACAATTAGACTGCCACCTATCAGTATTTCCTTTTGTCATACAATGTATAATTTCCAAGCAGAAGTGCACTTACCTGGCCATCCTGAGTCACGAGCCAAAGCTTGGGCTATTCCTGAGCCTGGACGCCCAAGCAGTTGTCTTTAGTTTCAGTTGTTATTGCTAAATAGTCCGATCTGTGGGAAGAACAATATGGCACAAGCAAATCACTGTGAGCCGCCCTGACCAAGGTAAAAATAAGAAACTCTCACCGTCAAACTAAACAGGGACAGTCCTGCTATGTGGCAAGATCGAACTCCTGCACGGGCAGCATGTAGCTGGTATTGTTTAATGGCGTCTCTCTATACAAGCTATAAGAACATTTAGGGGGCTgttacttagtacagggaatacctatgctgccatagttttatgggatctctctgtacagactatgagcaaacttagggactgttcctgctgaattgtgcttagtacagggaatacctatgctgccatagttttatggaatctctgtacagactatgagcaaactttgggactgttcctgctgaattgtgcttagtacagggaatacctaagctgccatagttttatggaatctctcggtacagactatgagcaaactcagggagctgttcctgctgaattgtgcttagtacagggtaatacctaagctgccatagttttatggaatctctctgtacagactatgagcaaactttgggactgttcctgctgaattgtgcttagtacagggaatacctatgctgccatagttttatgggatctctctgtacagactatgagcaaacttagggactgttcctgctgaattgtgcttagtacagggtaatacctaagctgccatagttttatggaatctctctgtacagactatgagcaaactttgggactgttcctgctgaattgtgcttagtacagggaatacctatgctgccatagttttatgggatctctctgtacagactatgagcaaacttagggactgttcctgctgaattgtgcttagtacagggaatacctatgctgccatagttttatgggatctctctgtacagactatgagcaaacttaggggactgttcctgctgaattgtgcttagtacagggaatacctatgctgccatagttttatgggatctctctgtacagactatgagcaaacttaggggactgttcctgctgaattgtgcccaAACACCATGCTTTTCCTACTCACGCATTCTCCGGCACAGTCTCTTCCCCGGCTGCCGCTATCTTCTTATAACAGTAGATCATCTCCACCACCAGCCATATTGTTAAGACCACAATGAGGACGTACATCATAATCTCGGACACTATGGAGGCGATGTCCCGATTGGCTGTAGAAGGAGAAGCATAAATCAAGTTATTTCTTCGTTAGTGCAACTTGTCTGTATGACACAGGGGCAAAATATTTCTTTCTACCCGTAACCCTTTCCTGCTCACCTGTGGGCACCACTGTGACCTGGATGAACTTGCTGACGTTGACGTTGTAATAGTGGTTCTGGAACTCGAGGGTTCGGTTGACCTTGCACATATATTCTCCTGCGTCTTCCATCGTGACGTTTGTGATCTGTATCGACACGTCCTGTAGGTCTTCCGTATGGTTGCTCCCACTCCATAAGATGCGCCCATCGTAGCGTTCGTCTTTGATATCGGGGGCATCTTTTTGGTATAAATAGATCTGCAACACAAGGAAATTCAGTATTTTAGCCAAATCCTCATGCAGCAAGAGAAAGGCAATCCAATATTGAACAGAGCATTTTCAAAGGGGATATCAGAAACGGCTCAATcattgctccaggtctagtaagcCATAACAACCAAATGGCAATTAGCATGACTTGTATTCCTGTCCCCCAGAGGCCCCCTATTATCCTCCAGTGCAACTCCCAAGTGCACACGTTACTCAACAGAGAGGTAGTGTTGAGGGGACACAGTGGGGAGAAGCCAGAGTAGGTAGGGAAGGAATTCTGAGGTGCACCATCAGCTTTTTAATCCCaggctcccttaatcatagggtcTGCTCTaaaatagttacaccactgaatattGGCCTCTTACAGACTAGGACCCCCACTGTATCCTCAATATCCATACAAACCCTCTTAATTATGCCTCACCTTCATACACTACATAGATGAGATCACTACATAAGacaaggggctcatttactaacacacggTTGCAAATTTCCAGAGCAGCCAATGAGATCTTTTCTTACAGTTTGAATTTGCAGCATTTAAATGACCactaattgcttattggttgtTACTACTAACTGCATTGTTAAAATTTTACACCTGATATTAAATCTGCCCAAAATCAATGCCCAGCCATCTCTTTGTCTTTACTCACCAAACACCCTGTGTAAATGCAAATCGGTGTAGTTCAGTACAGACACCACTTGGGGGCAATAGAGCACTAGTCTATTCTTCCAATAATATTCCTGAACCAGCGCAGGTTTCAACCCACCTGCTGTCACCctcatagaaataaatatacaggtgGTGGTAGaacatataataattataacaatgcCATTTTTGttggacaagatggtgacagtagaacgTAATGGAGACGGatggggaagatggagacagcatgAAGATTTGGAGACAGAggaagatgatgacagtaggacaTGGTGGAGACCGTAATGCAAAAaagagatagtagggcaagaagaAGATTGTAggtaaagatggagacagtagagcaagatggagacagtaggacaagatagagacagtaggataagagacagtagggcaaggtagaaacaggaggacaagatggtgacagtaggacaagatggaaacagtagggcaaggtggagacagtagaacaagattgagacagtacgGCAAGgtagaaacagtaggacaagatggagacagtaggacaagatggagacagtagagcaagatgaagacagtagagcaagatgaagacactagggcaagatatagacagtagggcaagatggagacaggaggaacATTGGAGATGGTAGGCAAAATGTAAGCAGTATGGCAAGATAATGGCAGTAGGTcaaagatgatgacagtagggccATATGGTGACACTTTTAGCATTGCTTAACCTGTAGTTGAAATGGAAGCACAAATTATTGAGGGAAAACTCTCAGTGTCCATTGACAATTTTTTGAGTGGTGGAGGGACTATAGGCCAAGCCCTAGTTGTGGTGGGGCCCATTAACACTGATGGGGTACTTTGAAGCAAACTGTGTATAGAATGGATCTAAAGAGTGGTTTAGCTGTGTAGCAGATGTAGATAAGGATCACACACAGGTCGAGTCTTCTGGTCTGTGGGCCATTCAGTTGGATCAATACAGAGCTGGCCCTTCTGTTTCTTTCCATTGATGACTTTATCTAGCAGATTATCTAACCTTCAGCCCTCCTGATTTAAATGAGCGTTTTCAAAATTTCCTGGTGGTGGAGGGGGAGGtgtaataaaccaaaaaaaaattcagaaacttACCAAACTGAATGCATCTTCATCTTTGGTCCTGAAGAACCACTCGACAAAGGTGATGGCTTTGGTCTCTCCTCGTTTCTTACACGAGATGCACCGGATCTTAAACTCATGTCCCACCACAGCTTCTGTCTCTGATTCCACCTCCACACAACCAGCCCAGCAGGATGACACTGTCGGGAAAAGAATGGATTGTTACAGCCAAAATACACAGAAGGATATTGGTACTGCTGCGTTGGATAACTACACAATAACATGCAACTGTCTACTAACCAATCAGACGCTTTATTTCATCCTTGTAACTGCACCAGACTGCTCAAAGCTCACTGCTGATttgttgctctgggttactaatAGAGGCCATTATTAATTGTctcaatgcaggtatgggacctgttattcggaaacccgttatccagaaagctcagaattacagaaaggccatctctcatacactccattctatccaaatgtttctaactgatttcctttttctgtgtaataataaaacagtaacttgtacttgatcccaactaagatataattaatccttattggaagcaaaaccagcctattgggtttatttaatgtttacatgattttctagtagacataggggca
This sequence is a window from Xenopus laevis strain J_2021 chromosome 7S, Xenopus_laevis_v10.1, whole genome shotgun sequence. Protein-coding genes within it:
- the scn1b.S gene encoding sodium channel subunit beta-1; amino-acid sequence: MKREDMDLWVLMLLCLTAVSSCWAGCVEVESETEAVVGHEFKIRCISCKKRGETKAITFVEWFFRTKDEDAFSLIYLYQKDAPDIKDERYDGRILWSGSNHTEDLQDVSIQITNVTMEDAGEYMCKVNRTLEFQNHYYNVNVSKFIQVTVVPTANRDIASIVSEIMMYVLIVVLTIWLVVEMIYCYKKIAAAGEETVPENASDYLAITTETKDNCLGVQAQE